A portion of the Faecalibacterium sp. I3-3-89 genome contains these proteins:
- the bilS gene encoding flavodoxin family protein BilS yields MRYAIVFSSKTGNTKLLADTLHDSLPQDTCAYFGAPDPAALDADTLYVGFWTDKGTADAAILEFLEQLHGKKVFLFGTAGFGGSEGYFNKILKTVQKSLDRSNTLIGSFMCQGKMPLSVRQRYEAMKKQPIHMPNLDMLIENFDKALSHPDADDLARLKQAVR; encoded by the coding sequence ATGCGCTACGCCATCGTATTCAGCAGCAAAACAGGCAACACGAAATTATTGGCAGACACCCTCCACGACAGTCTGCCGCAGGACACCTGCGCTTATTTCGGCGCTCCGGACCCTGCTGCTCTGGACGCCGACACCCTCTATGTGGGCTTCTGGACGGACAAAGGCACCGCCGACGCCGCAATTCTGGAATTTCTGGAACAGCTGCACGGAAAGAAGGTCTTTCTCTTCGGCACAGCAGGCTTTGGCGGCAGCGAGGGCTATTTCAACAAGATCTTAAAGACCGTCCAAAAGTCTCTCGACCGCAGCAACACCCTCATCGGCAGCTTCATGTGTCAGGGCAAGATGCCGCTGTCGGTGCGCCAGCGGTATGAAGCGATGAAGAAGCAGCCCATCCATATGCCGAATCTGGATATGCTGATCGAGAATTTCGACAAGGCCCTCTCTCACCCAGATGCCGACGATCTGGCGCGGCTGAAGCAGGCCGTTCGGTGA
- a CDS encoding uracil-xanthine permease family protein, protein MIKSAELENSAYDFEAKMPLRHAVPLGLQHVFAMFVGNLTPLLIITSACGIAGGEFADLQVSLLQNAMFVAGIVTLVQLYGLGPVGGKVPIIMGTSSGFLGVFNSVAATMGGGVTAYGAMMGASILGGLFESVLGVFLKPLRKLFPPVVTGTVVLSIGLSLISVGVNSFGGGNAAKDFGSVENLLLALFVLVVILFFKHWTKGFLSSSSILVGIVAGYLAAIVMGFVLPTTGVTAEGVEFTKAWVLNWHKVAEASWFAIPKLVPVKIVFDLRAILPVIIMFIVTAVETVGDISGVMEGGMGREATDKELSGGIICDGLGSTVAACFGVLPNTSFSQNVGLVAMTKVVNRGALATGAIFLMLCGLIPKLGALISIMPQAVLGGAAVMMFSSIVVSGIQLITKEKMTPRTLTIVSVALGVGYGMGANASILANTPQFVQLICGESGIVPAAFVAIILNCLLPREEK, encoded by the coding sequence CCAGCGCCTGCGGCATCGCAGGCGGTGAGTTTGCAGACCTGCAGGTGAGCCTGCTGCAGAACGCCATGTTCGTGGCGGGCATCGTCACGCTGGTGCAGCTGTACGGCCTTGGCCCGGTCGGCGGCAAGGTGCCCATCATCATGGGCACCAGCTCGGGCTTCCTCGGCGTCTTCAACAGCGTCGCGGCCACCATGGGCGGCGGCGTCACGGCCTACGGCGCCATGATGGGCGCATCCATTCTGGGCGGCCTGTTCGAGAGTGTGCTGGGCGTCTTCCTCAAGCCCCTGCGCAAGCTCTTCCCCCCGGTGGTCACGGGCACGGTGGTGCTGTCCATCGGCCTGTCCCTGATCTCCGTGGGCGTCAACTCCTTCGGCGGCGGCAACGCGGCCAAGGACTTCGGCTCGGTGGAGAACCTGCTGCTGGCCCTCTTCGTGCTGGTGGTCATCCTCTTCTTTAAGCACTGGACGAAGGGCTTCCTCAGCTCCTCCTCCATCCTCGTGGGCATCGTCGCGGGCTATCTGGCCGCCATCGTCATGGGCTTCGTCCTGCCCACCACCGGCGTCACCGCCGAGGGCGTGGAGTTCACCAAGGCATGGGTGCTGAACTGGCACAAGGTCGCCGAGGCCAGCTGGTTCGCCATCCCGAAGCTGGTGCCCGTTAAGATCGTCTTTGACCTCCGCGCCATCCTGCCCGTCATCATCATGTTCATCGTCACCGCTGTGGAGACGGTGGGCGACATCTCGGGCGTCATGGAGGGCGGCATGGGCCGTGAGGCCACCGATAAGGAGCTGTCCGGCGGCATCATCTGCGACGGCCTCGGCTCCACCGTGGCCGCCTGCTTCGGCGTCCTGCCCAACACCTCCTTCAGCCAGAACGTGGGCCTCGTGGCCATGACCAAGGTGGTCAACCGTGGCGCACTGGCCACCGGCGCCATCTTCCTGATGCTCTGCGGCCTCATCCCCAAGCTGGGCGCACTTATCTCCATCATGCCGCAGGCCGTTCTGGGCGGCGCAGCCGTTATGATGTTCTCCTCCATCGTGGTGTCCGGCATCCAGCTCATCACCAAGGAGAAGATGACCCCCCGCACCCTGACCATCGTTTCTGTCGCGCTGGGCGTGGGCTACGGCATGGGTGCGAACGCCAGCATCCTCGCCAACACCCCCCAGTTCGTCCAGCTCATCTGCGGCGAGAGCGGCATCGTGCCCGCCGCCTTTGTGGCGATCATCCTCAACTGCCTGCTGCCGCGGGAGGAGAAGTAA